A stretch of DNA from Gottschalkia acidurici 9a:
GAGGGGCAATAGCAAGAGCTTTGGCAACTAAGCCATCCATCATTTTAGCAGATGAGCCTACTGGGAATTTGGACAGCAAAACTAGCTCTGAAGTTTTGGGTCTATTAAAAAGAACAAGTAAACAATTTAATCAAACTATCGTGATGATTACCCATAATAATGAAATTGCCCAATTAGCCGATCGTATAATCCGAATTGAAGATGGGAGAATTTCTAATAGATAGGAGGATGGTCATGATAGCAAATAATAATAAAAAAGTCATACAAAAATTAGCTAATAGAAGTGTAAAATTTAATGGAACAAGAAATATTTTTATACTAATAACTATTATATTATCCGTTTCATTAGTAGGTGTTATATCCCTTACTCAATCAGCAAGACAACAGAAAATGAAAAGTCAACTTAATATGTCACAGCATGTTATGTATGAGAATGTAAATGAAGAGAACATTGAGAAATTAAAAGCTTCTGATGAAGTAGATTTTTTAACTGTAGCGAAGTTTGGTGATAGTTTTAAGATACAGAATGAGATGATTTATCCAGTTTATTTTGAAAAGGATACAAAGAGCATAAAGACAATAGCAATATCGGAGGGAAATTATCCTGAAAAATCAAATGAAATTGTAGTGTATAAGCCTATGTTAAACTTATTTGATAATGTAAAAAACATAGGAGATAATATAAAGATAAAATTTTTAGATGGTAGAGAAGAGGAATTTATTATTAGTGGATTTATGGAAGGAAACGAGAATTCTAGTGTCTATAGAGTATTATTTTCTAAAGAATATTCAGAAAATGGACAACAGCTGAAAGATATACCTTATACGATTCTTTGCAAAATAAAAAATGCAGATATGATGTCAGAAAATCAATTTTTAGATACTGTAAGAGGAATTGGAAAAAATGCAGGGATTGAAAGAAAAGACATAAATCCAAATAACTTTTTTGCAAATTATCTAACCCTATCCATACAAGATGGTTTAGTCATAATTGTCGTATCTTTAGGAGTTCTATTCGTGAGCATATTGGTTGTATATAGTATATTCTATATTTCAGTTTTAGAGAATATTCAAAGATTCGGTCAACTTAGAACAATAGGAACTTCTAAAAAACAAATTAAAGCTATTGTAAGAAGAGAGGGAAAAATCATGTTTTATATGGGAACCCCTATAGGACTTTTAATAGCTTGGATAATTTCATACTGGATTATTCCAGAAGGATGGAGTTTGAAGTATACACTTATTATAAGTTTAATGATAGCAATTACTGAACTAATCACTATTATCATATCAGTTCAAAAACCGGCAAAAATAGCTTCTGCTATTTCACCTGTAGAGGCATCGAAATTTTCAGGATACAAAGAAAGAGAACTAAAGGAAACTAATGAATTGCATAGAAAATTATCTTCCTTTTCTATGGCGAAAATTAGTTTAAAAAGAAATAAGAATAAATCTCTTTTAACACTAATTTCACTTGGAATAGGTGGAGCTTTATTTATTATGAGTACAACTTTGATAGTATCTACTTCTTTGGAACAATATTCAAGACAAGGCATGTATGGATTGGGAGAATATATTATTGGTTTTGATTATAATACAGTACAGACCATTGATAAGGGAATAACAGGAGCCCAATTGAAAAACCCAATGAATGAAGAATTGATAAAAAAGATAGAATCAATACCGGAAATTAATGAAATCATTAAATTTCATAGAACATCTATAAGATATGATTATAAAGAAGTAGTTAATAAAAAAGATTATCTATCAGCATTTAATAGAGAAGACATTGATATAATAAATAAAACATTGCTAGAAGGATCTTTTAATTATGATGAAATGATAAAAAATGATGAAATCCTCGTTACATTAAATGATTTTATTAAAGAATTCTATGGATGGAAATTTGACATTGGAGATAAAGTTAATCTTAGATTCTTTGATGGAGAGAAAGAGGTTGAAAAATCTTTTAAGATTATAGGGTCTATAGATGACAGTAAAGTTACAACTAATTATGGTATATTTGTACTGCCAATTGAAAAGCTAAAACAGTTATTTCCAAGTATTAATACAATAGATACATTAATAATATCTGTAAATGACTTTGAGAAGGAAGGGGATAAAGTAGAAGAAAATATATATAATTTAATAGAAAGAAGTCCTTTACTTGAGATGAATACATTAAGGGAAAGATTAGCAGAAGACAAAGAGTCATTTGGCTTAAGAAATAAAGTGATAGTAGGATTAAGTGGATTTATCATCTTATTTAGTTTAATCAATCTAGTTAATACAATAATAACTAATATTATTTCAAGAAAAAAAGAATTTGCAATGCTTCAATCTATTGGATTAAGCAATAAGCAATTAGCAAGAATGATTCAATTTGAAGGACTAGGCTTATCTTTTGGGAATTTAGTAATAACTTTGGTATTTGGGACAGCATTAGGATATGGATTAGTACGAATAATACAGAACTCTGGAGTAAAATACGCTCACTACCGTTTTCCGATATGGTACTTTATTATATATATTATAATTATTACTATAGTGCCTTTAGTTGTTTCCAGTGTTCTAGTAAGACTATTTCAGAAGGAAAGTCTGGTTTCAAGATTGCGTAATGTTGATTAATAAAGGAATTGGGTATCTTGTAGTTATTAATGACATGTACCAAGAAATCCTGTTTGAAAATGAAACCTTAGACTCTATCAGATTAGATGAGGTGATATTTTTATAAAGTATAAGAATTTTATGAAATATACATGTGTTGATGGCGAAATGGTAATTGTTCCAGAACAGGCTGAGGTTGTTAGAAGGATATTTGACTTGTATTACAAGGTTTATCATTTGGACAGATAAAAGATTACCTAGAGTCAATGGGAATTAAAGCTGTTACAGGTAATGATCATTGGGATACAACTACTATTCAGAAAATACTCAAGAATGAGAAATACAAGGGAGATACTATGCTGCAAAAGCCCCATACTGAAGATTTCATAACAGGCAGAAAAAGCAAGAGTGTTGGGCAAAGGGGTCACTACTATGTAACGAATAGTCAACCAACCATAGTTTCAGTCGAAGTATTTGATAAGGTTCAGGAAGAAGTGGCAAGTTAGGCAAGGTTTGTTCATGAAAAGGATGACACAGTGAACTTCAGTAAAAGCAAATATAACGGAAAATATCTCTTAGGAAATTTGCTTGTGTGTAATGATTGTGGAGCCTCCCCTTATTGCATATACAGCAAAAACTAATCACAGTCATATAATAATATTAGCTCAAATTTTGAGATTCTTTTAAAAAATAAATTATATAGACTGGAGATGCAAATTATGAATGATTTTTTATATGGATTAACAGGAGATATTGTTACGCCATTCGAACCGATATATAATGAGGCAAGACAGGGGTTTAACAGGGCAATTCAACAATATCCATTAATAATTGTGTACTGTAAGAATAAGCGGGATGTATCAAATGCAGTGATCTGGTCACGAAAGCATAGGGTACCGATTCGAATACGAAGTGGAGGACATAATTATGAAGGCTATTCCAATGGAGACTGTACCCTGGTTATTGATATAAGTGCATTAAATAGCATGTGTATCGATGATTACAATAACCGGTTATGTGTTGGGGCTGGAGTAAACAACAAGCAATTATACGAGTTCGTAGCCTCAAAGGGATATCCCTTTCCGGGAGGTACATGTCCTACAGTTGGTTTGAGTGGATATGCACTTGGAGGAGGATGGGGACTTTCCTGCCGTTACCTTGGGCTTGGTTGTGACAGTCTTGATGAGATTGAAATGGTAAATTACGAAGGAACTGTTATTAAAGCAAACTGCTTTGTAAATTCTGACCTTTTTTGGGCTTGTCGTGGTGCAGGCGG
This window harbors:
- a CDS encoding ABC transporter permease; this translates as MIANNNKKVIQKLANRSVKFNGTRNIFILITIILSVSLVGVISLTQSARQQKMKSQLNMSQHVMYENVNEENIEKLKASDEVDFLTVAKFGDSFKIQNEMIYPVYFEKDTKSIKTIAISEGNYPEKSNEIVVYKPMLNLFDNVKNIGDNIKIKFLDGREEEFIISGFMEGNENSSVYRVLFSKEYSENGQQLKDIPYTILCKIKNADMMSENQFLDTVRGIGKNAGIERKDINPNNFFANYLTLSIQDGLVIIVVSLGVLFVSILVVYSIFYISVLENIQRFGQLRTIGTSKKQIKAIVRREGKIMFYMGTPIGLLIAWIISYWIIPEGWSLKYTLIISLMIAITELITIIISVQKPAKIASAISPVEASKFSGYKERELKETNELHRKLSSFSMAKISLKRNKNKSLLTLISLGIGGALFIMSTTLIVSTSLEQYSRQGMYGLGEYIIGFDYNTVQTIDKGITGAQLKNPMNEELIKKIESIPEINEIIKFHRTSIRYDYKEVVNKKDYLSAFNREDIDIINKTLLEGSFNYDEMIKNDEILVTLNDFIKEFYGWKFDIGDKVNLRFFDGEKEVEKSFKIIGSIDDSKVTTNYGIFVLPIEKLKQLFPSINTIDTLIISVNDFEKEGDKVEENIYNLIERSPLLEMNTLRERLAEDKESFGLRNKVIVGLSGFIILFSLINLVNTIITNIISRKKEFAMLQSIGLSNKQLARMIQFEGLGLSFGNLVITLVFGTALGYGLVRIIQNSGVKYAHYRFPIWYFIIYIIIITIVPLVVSSVLVRLFQKESLVSRLRNVD